One Azospirillum sp. TSA2s genomic region harbors:
- the tssH gene encoding type VI secretion system ATPase TssH gives MVAVDLQSMISRLNPLCRRALEAAAGQTLSRTHYNCEIEHWLLQLIGAADGDISAILRVYEIDAGRLSADLTRVLDKLKTGNSRAPALSPNLVQLMREAWVLASLQYGEGAVRSGHLLTALLSDESLSAQARDMSGQFAKITAEALRRDLPKIVADTAEARTSAPVAAAGGGAAAASAGGAPKAGGATPNLDQYTIDLTDRAKNGKIDPVLGRDAEIRQIIDVLTRRRQNNPILTGEAGVGKTAVVEGFALRIAAGDVPPDLRNVRLLSLDLGLLQAGAGMKGEFENRLKGVIDEVKGSSQPIIMFIDEAHTLIGAGGQAGQNDAANLLKPALARGEMRTVAATTWAEYKKYFEKDPALTRRFQVVKVEEPAEPVAVDMMRGLTATLEKHHKVRIVTEGLIESVRLSSRYIPARQLPDKAVSLLDTACARVAMSQTATPPAIEDRRRTIQLTETEVAILEREEAIGIDHAELLAALKDKIAATQADLATLEARWTKELELVKAINETRDQLVAAHEQAKAPAAEGAAPAEPLDAEALNAKLSALTAELTALQGEEPLVKVAVDGQAVAEVVANWTGVPVGRMVSNEIKTILSLADRMKERIIGQDHALDAIAQAMWTSRAKLTDPRKPIGVFLMVGTSGVGKTETALTLADLIYGGEQNVTTINMTEYKEEHKVSLLLGSPPGYVGFGEGGVLTEAVRRRPYSVVLLDELEKAHPGVQDIFFQVFDKGTIKDGEGRDIDFKNTVIIMTSNAGTDLIHKLCADPETAPDADGLLEALHPELQKSFKPAFLGRCTVIPYFQLSDENLAKIVVLQLNRIAKRVVQNYKAAFSYSDDLVQSIVSRCQEVSSGARNIETILSRTLLPEISSRILARMGDGEPITRVHVSVDGEDRFVYDIA, from the coding sequence ATGGTGGCGGTCGATCTGCAGAGCATGATTTCCCGGCTGAATCCTCTGTGCCGGCGGGCGCTGGAGGCGGCGGCCGGTCAGACGCTGTCGCGCACGCATTACAATTGCGAGATCGAGCACTGGCTTCTCCAGCTGATCGGTGCCGCGGACGGCGACATCTCCGCCATCCTGCGCGTCTATGAGATCGACGCCGGCCGGCTGTCGGCCGACCTGACGCGGGTGCTGGACAAGCTGAAGACCGGCAACAGCCGCGCCCCTGCGCTGTCGCCCAACCTCGTCCAGCTGATGCGCGAGGCGTGGGTGCTGGCCTCCCTGCAATATGGCGAGGGGGCGGTGCGCTCCGGCCATCTGCTGACGGCTCTGCTGTCCGACGAATCGCTGTCGGCCCAGGCGCGCGACATGTCCGGCCAGTTCGCGAAGATCACCGCCGAGGCTCTGCGCCGCGACCTGCCCAAGATCGTCGCCGACACGGCGGAGGCGCGGACCAGCGCCCCGGTCGCGGCTGCCGGTGGCGGTGCCGCCGCGGCGTCGGCCGGTGGTGCGCCGAAGGCGGGCGGGGCGACCCCCAACCTCGACCAGTACACCATCGACCTGACCGACCGCGCCAAGAACGGCAAGATCGATCCGGTTCTGGGCCGCGACGCCGAGATCCGCCAGATCATCGACGTGCTGACCCGCCGCCGCCAGAACAACCCGATCCTGACCGGCGAGGCCGGCGTCGGCAAGACGGCGGTGGTGGAGGGCTTCGCGCTGCGCATCGCCGCCGGCGACGTGCCGCCGGACCTGCGCAACGTCCGCCTGCTGTCGCTCGACCTCGGCCTGCTGCAGGCCGGCGCCGGCATGAAGGGCGAGTTCGAGAACCGGCTGAAGGGTGTCATCGACGAGGTGAAGGGCTCCAGCCAGCCCATCATCATGTTCATCGACGAGGCGCACACCCTGATCGGCGCCGGCGGGCAGGCCGGCCAGAACGACGCCGCCAACCTGCTGAAGCCCGCCCTGGCGCGCGGCGAGATGCGCACGGTCGCCGCCACCACCTGGGCCGAATACAAGAAGTATTTCGAAAAGGACCCGGCGCTGACCCGCCGCTTCCAGGTCGTGAAGGTGGAGGAGCCGGCGGAGCCGGTCGCCGTCGACATGATGCGCGGCCTGACCGCCACTCTGGAGAAGCACCACAAGGTCCGCATCGTCACCGAAGGGCTGATCGAATCGGTCCGCCTGTCCAGCCGCTACATCCCGGCGCGCCAGCTGCCCGACAAGGCGGTCAGCCTGCTCGACACCGCCTGCGCCCGCGTGGCGATGAGCCAGACCGCGACGCCGCCCGCCATCGAGGACCGCCGCCGCACCATCCAGCTGACCGAGACCGAGGTCGCGATCCTGGAGCGCGAGGAGGCCATCGGCATCGACCATGCCGAACTGCTCGCCGCGCTGAAGGACAAGATCGCCGCCACCCAGGCCGATCTGGCGACGCTGGAGGCGCGCTGGACCAAGGAACTGGAGCTGGTCAAGGCGATCAACGAGACGCGTGACCAGCTGGTCGCCGCGCACGAGCAGGCCAAGGCCCCGGCCGCGGAGGGTGCAGCTCCCGCGGAGCCGCTCGACGCCGAGGCGCTGAACGCCAAGCTGAGCGCGCTGACCGCCGAGCTGACCGCGCTGCAGGGCGAGGAGCCGCTGGTCAAGGTCGCGGTGGACGGGCAGGCGGTGGCCGAGGTGGTCGCCAACTGGACCGGCGTTCCGGTCGGCCGCATGGTCTCCAACGAGATCAAGACCATCCTGTCGCTCGCCGACCGCATGAAGGAGCGGATCATCGGCCAGGACCATGCGCTGGACGCCATCGCCCAGGCGATGTGGACCAGCCGGGCCAAGCTGACCGACCCGCGCAAGCCGATCGGCGTCTTCCTGATGGTCGGCACGTCCGGCGTCGGCAAGACCGAGACGGCGCTGACCCTGGCCGACCTGATCTATGGCGGCGAGCAGAACGTCACCACCATCAACATGACCGAGTACAAGGAGGAGCATAAGGTCTCTCTGCTGCTCGGGTCGCCTCCCGGCTATGTCGGCTTCGGCGAAGGTGGCGTCCTGACCGAGGCGGTGCGCCGCCGGCCCTACAGCGTCGTGCTGCTGGACGAGCTGGAGAAGGCCCATCCCGGCGTGCAGGACATCTTCTTCCAGGTGTTCGACAAGGGCACGATCAAGGACGGCGAAGGCCGCGACATCGACTTCAAGAACACCGTCATCATCATGACGTCGAACGCCGGCACCGACCTGATCCACAAGCTGTGCGCCGATCCGGAGACCGCGCCGGACGCCGACGGGCTGCTGGAGGCGCTGCATCCGGAACTGCAGAAGAGCTTCAAGCCGGCCTTCCTCGGCCGCTGCACGGTCATCCCGTATTTCCAGCTGTCCGACGAGAATCTGGCGAAGATCGTGGTCCTGCAGTTGAACCGCATCGCCAAGCGGGTGGTGCAGAACTACAAGGCCGCCTTCTCCTACTCCGACGATCTGGTCCAGAGCATCGTCAGCCGCTGCCAGGAGGTGTCGAGCGGCGCCCGCAACATCGAGACCATCCTGAGCCGCACGCTGCTGCCGGAAATCTCGTCCCGCATCCTCGCCCGCATGGGCGACGGCGAACCGATCACCCGCGTCCACGTCTCGGTCGATGGCGAAGACCGCTTCGTCTACGACATCGCCTGA
- a CDS encoding methyltransferase domain-containing protein, producing MRLGHFESLRPVCPRCLATRGAAVPLALGMVEQATAEDVRWGTLVCGDDACAMEYPIVDGVPILVPDLRGWMAANGHLLTTRTDLPAAMEGVLGDGFGPDSAFNATRQHLSSYGWDHYGDLDPATPPGGAGSVVRCLDAGLERLGALPAGPVLDLGCGAGRTSFELAGRTGGLVVGLDLHWPLLMLARRVMERGEAVFPLRRSGIAYDRRRIEARFAGAERVDFWIGDALFPPFAPQRFALVAAMNVLDCVASPPALLHAIDGAVADGGGAILATPFDWSTQATPVEAWLGGHSQRGDDAGRCEAVLARLLTPGAHPQSVGRLHAQGEPIDVPWTVRMHDRAFMQYMTNLTLLRACSEKDAGKFHSA from the coding sequence ATGCGCCTCGGCCATTTCGAGAGTCTGCGCCCGGTCTGCCCGCGCTGCCTCGCCACCCGCGGAGCCGCGGTGCCGTTGGCGCTGGGCATGGTGGAGCAGGCGACGGCGGAGGATGTGCGCTGGGGCACTCTGGTGTGCGGCGACGACGCCTGCGCCATGGAATATCCCATCGTCGACGGCGTTCCGATCCTGGTTCCCGACCTGCGCGGCTGGATGGCGGCCAACGGCCATCTGCTGACCACGCGCACCGACCTGCCGGCGGCAATGGAGGGTGTGCTGGGCGATGGCTTCGGCCCCGACAGCGCCTTCAACGCCACGCGCCAGCACCTGTCCAGCTATGGCTGGGACCATTATGGCGACCTCGACCCCGCGACGCCGCCGGGCGGGGCTGGGTCGGTGGTGCGGTGTCTTGACGCCGGGCTGGAGCGCCTGGGCGCGCTGCCGGCCGGGCCGGTGCTGGATCTCGGCTGCGGCGCCGGACGGACCAGCTTCGAACTGGCGGGCCGGACCGGTGGCCTCGTGGTCGGGCTCGACCTGCACTGGCCGCTGCTGATGCTGGCGCGGCGGGTGATGGAGCGGGGGGAGGCGGTCTTTCCGCTGCGCCGCTCCGGCATCGCCTATGACCGCCGGCGGATTGAGGCCCGGTTCGCCGGGGCGGAGCGGGTCGATTTCTGGATCGGCGACGCGTTGTTCCCTCCTTTCGCCCCGCAGCGATTTGCCTTGGTTGCGGCGATGAACGTGCTCGATTGCGTGGCTTCGCCGCCGGCGCTTCTGCACGCCATCGACGGGGCGGTGGCGGACGGTGGCGGCGCGATTCTGGCGACGCCCTTCGATTGGTCAACCCAGGCGACGCCGGTGGAGGCCTGGCTCGGCGGCCATTCCCAGCGCGGCGACGATGCCGGCCGCTGCGAAGCGGTGCTGGCCCGGCTTCTGACGCCGGGGGCCCATCCGCAATCGGTCGGGAGGCTGCACGCTCAAGGAGAGCCGATCGATGTTCCTTGGACAGTGCGTATGCATGACCGCGCATTTATGCAATATATGACGAATTTGACGTTGTTGCGCGCATGTTCCGAGAAAGATGCTGGAAAGTTTCATTCGGCTTGA
- a CDS encoding PAAR domain-containing protein, protein MPPAARLGDLIKQDTPHCHAPIHPPAPVPAPAPHPGLPLAIILGSPTVLIGKMPAARLTDISAPCVLPGCIPAGPGMISQGSGTVLINSLPAARINDMTAHTSCVAPIPAPVGKVLPPGCPTVIIGG, encoded by the coding sequence ATGCCGCCCGCTGCCCGCCTCGGCGACCTGATCAAGCAGGACACGCCGCACTGCCACGCACCGATCCACCCGCCGGCCCCGGTGCCGGCGCCGGCACCCCATCCGGGCCTGCCGCTGGCGATCATCCTGGGCAGTCCGACGGTGCTGATCGGCAAGATGCCGGCGGCGCGGCTGACCGACATCTCCGCCCCCTGCGTGCTGCCCGGCTGCATTCCCGCCGGTCCCGGCATGATTTCGCAAGGGTCGGGCACCGTTCTCATCAACAGCCTGCCGGCTGCCCGGATCAACGACATGACCGCACACACCAGCTGCGTCGCCCCGATCCCCGCACCGGTCGGCAAGGTGCTGCCGCCCGGCTGCCCCACCGTCATCATCGGCGGCTGA